The nucleotide window CAGACGAGACCCCACAGCGAGGAACTCGCGAGGAGGCTCGAGGTTCGCCCGCGGAAAGCGTAGAAATCAACAATAAAAACGAACAGAGCTAAGGTTCTAGAGCAGATTAAAATGGTACAATGTTGACAGATGAGGTGAAGCGTTACTATGGCAAACAATGCTATGCGTTTTTTGTATCGATTGAATGTTTATCAAAGCACAATTATTCTTACCCTTCTTTCAATCCCCTGGCTTTTCTACTTATTGATGCAGCCAAGGACGATTTCAACATCCATTAATTGGGCTTATACGGCTTTGATTTATTTTATCCTCTCATTCATACTTTATCTCTTTTTACAATGGATTAGCCGGTCGGGAAGGTCTAATTTTCGCAAAAAGTTAGTCACCTTCACACGGATATACATACGATTCCATGTAGCAGCTGCACTCCTGGGAGTAACATCGCTTTTGATGCATGTGTTACTCATGGCGAAATTCGGTTTGATGGAGTCAAGGGCAGGAGTGTCAGGAATGATAGCCATCGGAGGTCTGGCCGTTCTTCTTTTCACGGGTTATTTAAGAAAACGGAAATCATCCGGCAAGCGTCGTAGATTCCACCGCTTTACGGCTTATCTTTTTTTGTTTTTCGTACTTATCCATATGTTACTCTGAAAATTTTACGAAAGCATTTGAAATTTTTTGTTAAATTGAATTCGGTTTCCTTAAGCGAAATTCGCGACACTCCTGCGGGAAAAGCGAGCCAGGCGAGCCCCCGCAGCAAGGATCGAGTGAGGAGGCTCGCGGAAGTGGGTTAATACAGGGAAGTGATGTCTAGCTCAGCGACCAATCACTTGGATCACTTCAAACTTCCTGCGGCGGCAACACATTGATTGACATCCTTATGAGTTAGCCCACGCAGAACCAAGTCTTTGTTTGGTTCGAGCCTCCTCGTCAGTTTTCCAGTGACCTACGTAACTCATCGGGTCGCTTCCGTTTTTCGTATGCCCGCGGAAAGGGAGTGAATTTCGAAGTCATAACAGCTTTTAAATTAAAAAACCACGGATAGAATATAAATTCTCCGTGGTTTTCCCTGCTCATTATCTATTCAACTCTTCCACCAGTCATCGTATAGGGTAACTTCGCCTTCACGCTTATGACGGGTTTTCAAATAATGGTTTTCAAGGGTATTCCTTGCCTCTGGATCAATTTCTTTACCCTCTAAATAGTCATCGATTTGTTCATAGGTAATACCAAGCGCTTCTTCATCCGGACGTCCAGGACGGTCATCCTCAAGATCTGCAGTAGGGGCTTTCGTATATAGCGCTTCAGGAGAACCCAACTGTTTCAACAGCATTTTTCCTTGCCTTTTGTTCAGACCGAACAAAGGAGCTATATCACATGCGCCATCTCCATGCTTGGTAAAGAAACCTGTTACTGCTTCTGCACCATGATCTGTTCCGATCACCAGGAGGTTGTGATGAGCTGCAAGATCATACTGGACCTTCATACGTTCACGCGCTTTCGTATTCCCTTTCAAAAAGTCACTCAGTTCTTCACCTATGCCTTCCCTGAAAGCACGATACGATGCATCGACAGCTTCCTTTATATTGAAGGTTACGTTTTGATCCGGACCGATGAACTCAAGAGCTTTTTGTGCGTCATCCTCATCCTTTTGCACTCCATAGGGCAGCCGCATTGCAATAAACGTATAGTTCTCTCCGGTTTCTTCACGTAATTGTTCAACGGCGACTTGAGCCAGCTTCCCAGCCAGAGTAGAGTCTTGTCCACCGCTGATTCCAAGGACATAGCCTTTCATTCCAGTCTTTTTGGCATA belongs to Alkalihalobacillus sp. TS-13 and includes:
- the nadE gene encoding ammonia-dependent NAD(+) synthetase, whose translation is MSLQNEIIKELHVKPNILPEQEIERRVDLLKKYAKKTGMKGYVLGISGGQDSTLAGKLAQVAVEQLREETGENYTFIAMRLPYGVQKDEDDAQKALEFIGPDQNVTFNIKEAVDASYRAFREGIGEELSDFLKGNTKARERMKVQYDLAAHHNLLVIGTDHGAEAVTGFFTKHGDGACDIAPLFGLNKRQGKMLLKQLGSPEALYTKAPTADLEDDRPGRPDEEALGITYEQIDDYLEGKEIDPEARNTLENHYLKTRHKREGEVTLYDDWWKS